A single window of Granulicella cerasi DNA harbors:
- a CDS encoding Ig-like domain repeat protein — MATLSMSVVASAQTAPSLLPSTVKLIAGGASAPTAAGGSCPVSGNIATDAYGDGCLATEIQLGNVAAGNAKPGARAAVMDIQGNVFFSDYNNNLIRRIDAATGIVTAVAGGASTAPTVGTACGTGIAVDAKGDGCLSTAVVLKGPLALAFASNGDLYFSETAYYDVRKIAATGGLIPSTGGIITNVAGYTGGATYGYVVSNSTTTVIAASQSYIDEPAAIAFDNKGDLYIAERYKNAVLVVNTNATGSNTVNGVTVAAGTIWRVAGAYTGPTDCANGTSGTYGCSYGKYTEGATATATFLDNPYGVAADTNGNVYFSNEYYNQLPVVSSTGILTTYAGTGTGKLQANTVRGAANATAIGSPFGVGVDAQNNVYFNDATAGIIWRVDTGSQLMYAVAGGATTVCAAATDTLGDGCTGLNAKFYAVSSGSYSSTTLPAPGLYGLNVDGYSDVLVGDTENNNVRGVMSGTYFGAIGLTSTTNKVVIHFAKGDSPASSGAYTLVTGSSVFTLGTATCVTNSDTTQDCTLSIVAKPTAVGFASGSFKVVSSLGGTATFPLGVTAITSKVTTTVITSNLVSCSSTVNYPTSTSVTLTATVSAYVTPAGTVQFYNNGVPIGSAITVSSAGVATLTQTFPAGTNVITAKYSGDANTNPSTAAAYNFTTATGTFGLSAVNAGQQSTVTAGQTALYSFSVQNSAYVGTLSFSCSGLPSGAACIFNPSTYTLGACDSNETIALNITTSARPTTLSGLTGRWGLAAAAALVAFGIGLRRRKMAGFGVMALAFAALLGAASITGCSSTISDKSIQTPAGTYSVTVTIAGTPTASAASGSSQTFTLPLTVK, encoded by the coding sequence TTGGCGACGCTTTCCATGTCGGTCGTCGCGTCGGCCCAGACTGCACCCAGTCTGCTTCCCTCTACCGTCAAGCTGATTGCAGGTGGCGCAAGCGCGCCTACCGCCGCTGGCGGAAGCTGCCCGGTCTCTGGCAACATCGCGACTGACGCCTATGGCGATGGTTGTTTGGCCACAGAGATCCAGCTGGGCAATGTAGCTGCAGGTAACGCGAAGCCAGGTGCGCGCGCTGCAGTGATGGACATTCAGGGCAATGTCTTCTTCTCGGATTACAACAACAATCTGATTCGTCGCATTGATGCTGCGACCGGTATTGTGACTGCTGTGGCTGGGGGCGCTTCGACTGCGCCGACCGTTGGCACGGCTTGCGGCACCGGCATTGCGGTGGATGCGAAGGGCGACGGCTGCCTTTCGACGGCCGTTGTGCTGAAGGGACCGCTGGCGCTGGCGTTTGCCTCGAACGGCGACCTTTACTTCTCGGAAACTGCTTACTACGACGTGCGTAAGATCGCCGCCACCGGTGGCTTGATTCCGTCGACGGGTGGCATTATCACCAACGTGGCTGGTTACACGGGCGGTGCCACGTACGGTTATGTCGTCAGCAACTCGACGACGACTGTAATCGCTGCCTCGCAGAGCTATATCGACGAGCCCGCTGCTATTGCTTTCGATAACAAGGGCGATCTGTACATCGCTGAGCGTTACAAGAATGCTGTGCTGGTGGTGAACACCAACGCGACGGGCAGCAACACCGTGAACGGTGTCACCGTCGCTGCAGGAACAATCTGGCGTGTTGCTGGGGCTTACACGGGTCCGACTGATTGCGCAAACGGCACATCGGGTACGTATGGCTGCTCCTACGGCAAGTACACCGAAGGCGCGACCGCAACGGCCACGTTCCTCGACAACCCCTACGGTGTTGCGGCTGATACGAACGGAAACGTTTATTTCTCGAATGAGTACTACAACCAGCTTCCCGTCGTTTCAAGCACCGGCATTCTGACGACCTATGCGGGCACGGGCACGGGCAAGCTTCAGGCGAACACGGTCCGCGGCGCGGCGAATGCCACGGCAATCGGCAGCCCGTTTGGCGTTGGCGTCGATGCTCAGAACAACGTGTACTTCAATGACGCTACCGCCGGGATCATCTGGCGTGTAGATACCGGCTCGCAGCTGATGTATGCGGTCGCCGGTGGTGCAACGACCGTTTGCGCAGCAGCAACTGACACGCTTGGCGACGGCTGCACCGGTCTCAACGCGAAGTTCTATGCTGTCTCGAGTGGCAGCTACTCGAGCACGACCCTTCCCGCTCCTGGCCTTTATGGTCTGAACGTGGACGGCTACTCGGACGTTCTTGTGGGCGATACCGAGAACAACAATGTTCGCGGCGTCATGAGCGGAACGTACTTCGGTGCGATTGGCTTGACGAGCACGACGAACAAGGTGGTGATCCACTTTGCAAAGGGTGATTCTCCCGCCAGCTCTGGAGCTTATACGCTGGTGACGGGCAGCTCGGTCTTCACGCTCGGCACGGCAACCTGCGTGACGAACAGCGATACGACGCAGGACTGCACGCTCTCCATCGTTGCGAAGCCGACGGCTGTCGGATTCGCCAGCGGATCGTTCAAGGTGGTTTCGTCACTCGGCGGCACGGCAACCTTCCCGCTCGGCGTCACTGCGATCACGAGCAAGGTGACGACGACGGTGATCACGTCCAACCTGGTGAGCTGCTCCTCGACGGTGAACTACCCGACATCCACTTCGGTGACGCTGACGGCTACGGTGTCGGCATACGTGACGCCCGCAGGCACGGTGCAGTTCTACAACAACGGTGTTCCGATTGGCTCGGCCATTACGGTTAGCAGTGCAGGTGTTGCGACCTTGACGCAGACCTTCCCTGCGGGTACGAACGTGATCACAGCAAAGTACAGCGGCGATGCGAACACCAACCCTTCGACAGCAGCGGCGTACAACTTCACGACGGCAACGGGTACCTTTGGTTTGAGCGCAGTCAACGCTGGCCAGCAGAGCACTGTGACCGCTGGGCAGACGGCACTCTACAGCTTCAGCGTGCAGAACTCGGCTTACGTCGGCACACTGAGCTTCTCGTGCTCGGGTCTGCCTTCGGGAGCAGCTTGCATCTTCAACCCGTCGACGTACACGTTGGGCGCTTGCGACTCGAATGAGACGATCGCGCTGAACATCACGACCTCAGCCCGCCCGACGACGCTGAGCGGACTGACGGGACGTTGGGGTCTCGCGGCTGCCGCGGCTCTGGTGGCCTTTGGTATCGGGCTGCGCCGTCGCAAGATGGCTGGCTTTGGTGTGATGGCATTGGCGTTCGCTGCTCTCCTCGGCGCGGCCAGCATCACGGGTTGCTCAAGCACGATCAGCGACAAGTCTATCCAGACACCTGCCGGAACCTACTCGGTGACGGTCACAATTGCAGGAACTCCGACCGCGAGCGCGGCTTCGGGTTCTTCGCAGACCTTCACGCTTCCGCTGACGGTGAAGTAA
- a CDS encoding adenylate kinase, which yields MSKPLPNANDFLPGPMLLLGAPGVGKGTQAKLLMEEFGIPQISTGDLLREHRKNHTPLGMMADELMSKGQLVPDDLVNDMVADRFKQPDTEHGYILDGYPRTIQQAEWLDTQLVAYQLPVVAVNITVPEKILLERITGRRIAPSGKIYNIYTHPPKVEGLDDETGEKLEQRKDDTEEVFHERMKAFEAKTAAVIEYYRTHGGRFAEVDGDQPVEVVTQAIREALLKLRHHPDVA from the coding sequence ATGAGCAAGCCACTTCCGAATGCGAACGATTTTCTTCCGGGCCCCATGCTGCTGCTGGGTGCGCCCGGCGTAGGCAAGGGCACGCAGGCTAAGCTGCTGATGGAAGAGTTCGGCATTCCGCAGATCTCAACGGGCGACCTGCTCCGCGAGCATCGCAAGAACCATACCCCGCTCGGCATGATGGCCGATGAGTTGATGTCCAAGGGCCAGCTCGTGCCGGACGATCTGGTGAACGATATGGTTGCCGACCGCTTCAAACAGCCCGACACCGAGCACGGCTACATCCTCGATGGTTACCCGCGCACGATTCAGCAGGCCGAGTGGCTGGATACGCAGCTGGTGGCGTATCAGCTGCCAGTGGTCGCGGTGAACATCACCGTGCCCGAGAAAATTCTGCTGGAGCGCATCACGGGGCGCCGCATTGCACCGTCGGGCAAGATCTACAACATCTACACGCATCCTCCGAAGGTGGAAGGACTCGACGACGAGACCGGTGAGAAGCTCGAGCAGCGCAAGGACGACACTGAAGAGGTGTTCCACGAGCGTATGAAGGCGTTTGAAGCGAAGACCGCGGCGGTGATCGAGTATTACCGCACGCATGGCGGCCGTTTTGCGGAAGTCGATGGCGATCAGCCGGTGGAAGTCGTCACGCAGGCGATCCGCGAAGCTCTGTTGAAGCTGCGCCACCATCCAGACGTAGCGTAA
- the map gene encoding type I methionyl aminopeptidase: MAIQIKSSAEIEKMRISGIALRKVHDAVKAVVRPGATTMDLERAAEAKVKELGVKPAFKGYGGYPAILCTSVNEQVVHGIPNDKKVLKEGDIVSVDCGVVVDGFFSDAAVTHKIGSVKPEVEKLLKVTEASLYAAIDKAVVGGRLFDIGHAVQSMCEAEGYGVVREFVGHGIGRAMHEDPQVPNYGDAGKGPRLKAGMVLAIEPMINLGTDKVKVLEDGWTAITTDGSFSAHFEHTVAITKDGPVILTL, from the coding sequence ATGGCAATTCAAATCAAGTCCTCAGCAGAGATCGAAAAGATGCGCATCTCGGGCATCGCGCTGCGCAAGGTACATGACGCGGTGAAGGCCGTCGTTCGCCCCGGCGCAACGACGATGGACCTCGAACGCGCAGCCGAAGCCAAGGTGAAGGAACTCGGCGTAAAACCCGCTTTCAAGGGCTACGGCGGCTATCCCGCGATCCTTTGCACTTCGGTGAACGAGCAGGTGGTGCACGGCATTCCGAACGACAAGAAGGTATTGAAGGAAGGCGATATCGTGTCGGTGGACTGCGGTGTTGTCGTCGATGGCTTCTTCTCGGATGCTGCTGTGACGCACAAGATTGGCAGCGTGAAGCCAGAGGTGGAGAAGCTGCTGAAGGTGACGGAAGCTTCGCTGTACGCGGCGATCGATAAGGCCGTTGTGGGCGGTCGTCTTTTCGACATCGGTCATGCAGTGCAGTCGATGTGCGAAGCCGAAGGTTATGGGGTTGTGCGTGAGTTCGTCGGCCATGGCATCGGTCGCGCGATGCACGAGGATCCGCAGGTGCCGAACTACGGCGATGCAGGGAAGGGACCTCGCCTCAAGGCGGGCATGGTTCTGGCGATTGAGCCGATGATCAACCTGGGCACGGACAAGGTGAAGGTGCTCGAGGACGGCTGGACGGCGATTACGACCGACGGTTCCTTCAGCGCTCACTTCGAGCACACGGTAGCGATCACGAAAGACGGACCGGTGATTCTTACGCTGTAA
- the rpsE gene encoding 30S ribosomal protein S5 produces the protein MAMKQRIEAGRLDLKDEVVAINRVTKVVKGGKNMSFAALVIVGDPAQGVVGYGSGKAKEVPQAIRKGIEAAKKNLIKVNLTEYSIPHPTLGHFGAGEVLLKPAPEGTGVIAGKTVRAVMTACGVQNVLTKSLGTKNPHNVIKATFDALSQLRDKAEVAALRGKSIDEL, from the coding sequence ATGGCAATGAAGCAGCGTATCGAAGCCGGCCGTCTGGACCTGAAGGACGAAGTCGTAGCAATCAACCGCGTGACCAAGGTGGTCAAGGGCGGTAAGAACATGTCGTTTGCGGCGCTCGTCATCGTTGGCGATCCGGCGCAGGGCGTGGTGGGCTACGGTTCGGGCAAGGCGAAGGAAGTTCCGCAGGCGATCCGTAAGGGCATCGAAGCGGCGAAGAAGAACCTGATCAAGGTCAACCTGACCGAGTACTCGATCCCGCACCCGACGCTCGGCCACTTTGGCGCAGGCGAAGTGCTGTTGAAGCCGGCTCCTGAAGGTACCGGTGTGATCGCTGGTAAGACCGTTCGTGCAGTGATGACCGCTTGCGGCGTGCAGAACGTGCTGACGAAGTCGCTCGGCACCAAGAACCCGCACAACGTGATCAAGGCGACCTTCGACGCTCTCAGCCAGCTCCGCGACAAGGCAGAAGTTGCTGCCCTGCGTGGTAAGTCGATCGACGAGCTCTAG
- the rpmD gene encoding 50S ribosomal protein L30 — MAATSTIKIQYFRSQICTPVKHKAVVKGLGFTKLNQIVEREDTPSIRGMVKKIPHLVRIVD, encoded by the coding sequence ATGGCAGCGACCAGCACAATCAAGATCCAGTACTTCCGCTCGCAGATCTGCACGCCGGTGAAGCACAAGGCCGTCGTCAAGGGCCTCGGCTTTACGAAGCTGAACCAGATCGTTGAGCGCGAAGACACTCCGTCGATCCGCGGCATGGTGAAGAAGATTCCTCACCTCGTCCGTATCGTCGACTAA
- the secY gene encoding preprotein translocase subunit SecY has product MLEKLQNVFKIKDLRNRIFFTLGLLAVYRLGAHIPTPGINAEMLAQFFNQNSGSALGLLDLFNGGNLRKLTIFALGIMPYITASIIFQLLTVIYEPLNKLQKEGEAGRRKITQWTRYVTVILAVVQSFFIALTLTNTQSGASMVTVSKTSFVPLCIITLTCGTAFIMWLGEQITERGIGNGMSLLIFTGIVVGLPKGIQDLYVKFHTQAWGGFTPIAMVLLVGMMIAVVAFIIFVERSERRIPIQAAKRTTGRVAATPTSTSYLPLKVNSGGVMPVIFAASILSAPLLLQNISLFGSGPLRDNKFLGPIFVALQPAEPWYVVLYIAAIIFFAYFYISIIFRPDDIADNMRKYGSFIPGVRPGKRTSDYINDVLTRITLVGAIYLIVISIIPMFLISGIHFNHLWLIGPFFDRLPAWTTNGLGLNFYFGGTSLLIVVGVAMDTVQQIEAQLIMQHYEGFAPKSGRIRGRRSW; this is encoded by the coding sequence ATGCTCGAAAAGCTCCAAAACGTCTTCAAGATCAAAGACCTCCGCAACCGCATCTTCTTCACGCTCGGCCTGCTGGCTGTGTACCGTCTCGGTGCGCACATCCCGACGCCGGGTATCAATGCGGAGATGCTTGCCCAGTTCTTCAACCAGAACTCCGGCTCGGCGCTTGGCCTGCTTGATCTGTTCAACGGCGGCAACCTGCGCAAGTTGACGATCTTTGCGCTGGGCATCATGCCGTACATCACGGCGAGCATTATCTTCCAGCTCCTCACGGTGATCTACGAGCCGTTGAACAAGCTGCAGAAGGAAGGCGAAGCCGGCCGTCGCAAGATCACGCAGTGGACGCGTTACGTCACAGTGATCCTTGCTGTGGTGCAGAGCTTCTTCATCGCGCTGACGCTGACGAACACGCAGTCAGGCGCATCGATGGTGACGGTTTCGAAGACCTCGTTCGTTCCGCTTTGCATCATCACGCTGACCTGCGGCACCGCATTCATCATGTGGCTGGGCGAGCAGATTACGGAGCGCGGTATCGGCAACGGTATGTCGCTGCTCATCTTCACGGGTATTGTGGTCGGTCTGCCGAAGGGCATTCAGGACCTCTACGTGAAGTTCCACACGCAGGCATGGGGTGGTTTCACGCCGATCGCGATGGTGCTGCTCGTCGGCATGATGATCGCCGTCGTGGCGTTCATCATCTTCGTGGAGCGCTCGGAGCGCCGCATTCCGATCCAGGCTGCAAAGCGTACGACCGGTCGCGTAGCTGCTACGCCGACCTCGACCTCGTACCTGCCGCTGAAGGTGAACTCGGGCGGTGTGATGCCGGTGATCTTCGCGGCTTCGATCCTTTCGGCACCGCTGTTGCTGCAGAACATCTCGCTCTTCGGATCGGGTCCTCTGCGTGACAACAAGTTCCTCGGACCGATCTTTGTTGCGCTGCAGCCGGCTGAGCCCTGGTATGTCGTGCTGTACATCGCGGCGATCATCTTCTTCGCCTACTTCTACATCTCGATCATTTTCCGTCCGGACGATATCGCGGACAACATGCGCAAGTATGGCTCGTTCATCCCGGGCGTCCGTCCTGGTAAGCGCACGAGCGACTACATCAACGATGTGCTGACGCGCATCACGTTGGTGGGCGCGATCTACCTGATCGTGATCTCGATCATCCCGATGTTCCTGATCTCGGGTATTCACTTCAACCACCTGTGGCTGATCGGTCCGTTCTTCGACCGTCTCCCGGCGTGGACGACCAACGGCCTCGGCCTCAACTTCTACTTCGGCGGCACCTCGCTGCTGATCGTGGTCGGTGTGGCGATGGACACGGTGCAGCAGATCGAAGCTCAGCTGATCATGCAGCACTACGAAGGATTTGCGCCGAAGTCGGGACGCATCCGCGGTCGTCGTAGCTGGTAA
- a CDS encoding TonB-dependent receptor: MSVTLRTIAKSLLGCALVLAPLAVAPRASVAFAQSSTNGAIGGTVTDASGALLPGTVITIKSLDTGVVRTSKTNSSGEYRVSELPPGNYSITFTSDGFQTAIEKSVVVTVGGTANVTPKLLAGSVSDKVEVSAELPPIKTAGADISTTIDQNAIENLPINGRRWSDFALLTPGVVSNSDGFGLLSFRGISYLLNNNTVDGADDNQAYFSEARGRTRSAYTVTQGAVQEFQVNTSNYSAEYGRAAGGVINTVTKSGGNQLHGSTYFYDRDNGLAGASNPYTQLYNFDSNTGIHPQNIKPKDWRKQYGFGVGGPIWKDRIFWFYAFDQQKRNFPGVARTTDPYDMFALAAPTLGSSETCTRGFSVYNGTNEPWSYGAPLASYTNGTAYSSGAFSVTANLSNPTTTGGAQYPVGATYQGNFGACALAAAIAPATAAGAALPYQQAAAYYNQGLQVLSSFFGMVQRFGNQTINFPKLDWQINDRNRMTIQYNRVRWDSPNGVQTQTSNFYGRGSYGDDFMKADVGIFRFTTVLTNSLVNNFLAQYGRDMETEFSGNRPIQNELGLQNALPTGECSAPHGGPCPMAAPDISVGYGYDAQGFDAGTSALFNRYALPDERRLQLKDDMTFSHGKHILKWGLDYNKVGDYINNLYNGYGTYSYDWAYGFIGDYLHKTASLGGATYAGDGTAHTYTSACTTGSTCQKNVGLYSSFSQGFTVPDANGNVNAVGAGELLTTREYAGYITDDWRITPKLTLTLGVRYEYQYVPTNPTPNPDLNGQNQTFLTYGVKPNTSNRPDDRNNVAPRLGFAYNVFGDGKTVIRGGFGIYYGRIVNANIVQSFQNSGGPNSQVNISGIYPDYAVANESVCRTTFPNIQTYANAKACAAATTTASSHPSVSYLDSKLENPQVYETDLDLTQDFGHGWVGTVTYMGSYGRKLDSANDVNLSLSTFYDKTYVVNNTPLFPATRALALPHGGLSAPLPSGTVPVRVYTGSRRNANYYRVLDIQSNVNTNYNAIAFQLNKRYRNGFSFLSNYTWAHSLDANPYIGTGIPSFNILDPNDLSKEYGNSSLDVRQRFVTAFSYQPVTHFHGWKDYAMGGWRLAPVVQAQTGLPYTPYISGYPGESASGVRSANGAGGTSGRIDAIHRNQYHRPNTYKADVRLSKNFYLNNINHLGLDRARFEVFAELFNIFNHQNITGVQNTAYYLNAAADSTQVGGYLDTLTLQPNFGTYTNSNSNYTYTPRQLQLAVRLHF, encoded by the coding sequence ATGTCCGTTACACTTCGCACGATCGCAAAATCACTTCTGGGTTGCGCACTCGTACTCGCACCGCTCGCTGTGGCGCCCCGCGCCAGCGTGGCGTTCGCCCAGTCCTCCACGAACGGCGCTATCGGTGGCACCGTTACTGATGCCAGCGGAGCTTTGCTTCCTGGCACCGTTATTACCATCAAAAGCCTCGATACCGGTGTGGTCCGCACATCCAAGACCAACTCCTCGGGCGAGTACCGTGTGTCTGAACTGCCTCCGGGCAACTACTCAATCACCTTCACCTCGGACGGTTTCCAGACGGCGATCGAGAAAAGCGTCGTCGTCACCGTGGGTGGCACAGCGAACGTGACCCCGAAGCTGCTCGCCGGTTCCGTGTCGGACAAGGTGGAAGTCTCCGCAGAACTGCCGCCGATCAAGACAGCTGGCGCGGACATCTCGACGACGATCGATCAGAACGCGATTGAGAACCTGCCGATCAACGGTCGTCGCTGGTCAGACTTCGCTCTGCTGACGCCGGGTGTTGTTTCGAACTCGGATGGCTTTGGCCTTCTCAGCTTCCGCGGTATCAGCTACCTGCTGAACAACAACACCGTCGACGGCGCTGACGATAATCAGGCGTACTTCTCGGAAGCTCGTGGCCGTACGCGTTCGGCATACACGGTGACGCAGGGCGCTGTGCAGGAGTTCCAGGTAAACACCTCGAACTACTCGGCAGAGTATGGCCGTGCGGCTGGCGGTGTTATCAACACGGTCACGAAGTCGGGTGGCAACCAGCTCCACGGTTCGACCTACTTCTACGATCGCGACAACGGCCTCGCTGGCGCATCGAATCCCTACACGCAGCTTTACAACTTCGATTCGAACACGGGCATTCACCCGCAGAACATCAAGCCGAAGGACTGGCGCAAGCAGTACGGTTTTGGTGTGGGCGGCCCGATCTGGAAGGACCGTATCTTCTGGTTCTACGCGTTCGATCAGCAGAAGCGTAACTTCCCCGGCGTTGCCCGAACGACCGATCCCTACGACATGTTCGCGCTGGCTGCGCCGACGCTCGGATCGTCGGAGACTTGCACCCGCGGCTTCAGCGTGTACAACGGCACGAACGAGCCGTGGAGCTACGGTGCTCCGCTGGCGTCTTACACGAACGGCACCGCGTACTCGTCTGGTGCTTTCAGCGTGACAGCGAACCTCTCGAACCCAACGACCACCGGCGGCGCGCAGTATCCTGTCGGCGCTACGTATCAGGGCAACTTCGGCGCCTGCGCTCTCGCAGCGGCGATCGCGCCTGCCACTGCCGCGGGCGCAGCGCTCCCGTACCAGCAGGCGGCTGCTTACTACAACCAGGGTCTTCAGGTTCTCTCGAGCTTCTTCGGTATGGTGCAGCGTTTCGGCAACCAGACCATCAACTTCCCGAAGCTTGATTGGCAGATCAACGATCGCAACCGCATGACGATCCAGTACAACCGTGTGCGTTGGGATTCGCCGAACGGTGTGCAAACGCAGACCTCGAACTTCTACGGTCGAGGCTCTTATGGCGACGACTTCATGAAGGCGGACGTCGGTATCTTCCGCTTCACCACGGTGTTGACGAACTCGCTCGTGAACAACTTCCTGGCGCAGTATGGCCGCGATATGGAAACAGAGTTCAGCGGCAATCGTCCCATCCAAAATGAGCTTGGTCTGCAGAACGCATTGCCGACCGGCGAGTGCTCGGCACCGCATGGCGGTCCTTGCCCGATGGCGGCTCCCGACATCAGCGTGGGGTATGGCTACGACGCGCAGGGTTTCGACGCTGGTACGTCTGCGCTCTTCAACCGCTATGCATTGCCGGATGAGCGTCGCCTGCAGTTGAAGGACGACATGACCTTCTCGCACGGGAAGCATATCTTGAAGTGGGGCCTCGACTATAACAAGGTCGGCGACTACATCAATAACCTCTATAACGGATACGGCACCTACAGCTACGACTGGGCTTACGGCTTCATTGGCGATTACCTGCACAAGACCGCAAGCCTGGGTGGAGCAACTTATGCTGGCGACGGCACGGCCCACACCTACACGTCAGCTTGCACTACGGGTAGCACCTGCCAGAAGAACGTGGGTCTCTACTCGAGCTTCAGCCAGGGCTTCACGGTTCCCGACGCGAACGGCAATGTCAACGCCGTGGGTGCAGGTGAACTGCTGACCACGCGTGAATATGCGGGCTACATTACGGACGACTGGCGCATCACGCCGAAGCTCACTCTGACGCTGGGCGTTCGCTACGAGTACCAGTATGTTCCTACGAATCCCACGCCGAATCCTGATCTCAACGGTCAGAACCAGACCTTCCTGACGTACGGCGTCAAGCCGAATACGTCGAACCGCCCTGACGACCGCAACAACGTTGCGCCACGCCTGGGCTTCGCCTACAACGTCTTTGGCGATGGCAAGACCGTGATCCGTGGCGGCTTCGGTATCTACTACGGTCGTATCGTGAACGCAAACATCGTGCAGAGCTTCCAGAACTCGGGCGGTCCGAACTCGCAGGTCAATATCTCGGGGATCTATCCGGATTACGCTGTGGCGAACGAGAGCGTCTGCCGTACGACGTTCCCGAACATCCAGACCTACGCGAATGCAAAGGCCTGCGCTGCTGCAACGACCACTGCCAGCTCACATCCTTCGGTTTCTTACCTCGATTCGAAGCTCGAGAATCCGCAGGTATACGAGACCGATCTGGATCTGACGCAAGACTTCGGTCATGGCTGGGTGGGGACGGTCACGTACATGGGTTCGTATGGTCGTAAGCTCGACAGCGCGAACGATGTGAACCTCAGCCTCAGCACCTTCTATGACAAGACTTATGTCGTGAACAACACGCCGCTCTTCCCCGCGACTCGTGCTCTCGCGCTGCCGCATGGCGGTCTGTCTGCTCCGCTGCCCTCGGGAACCGTGCCGGTTCGCGTGTACACGGGGTCGCGCCGTAATGCGAACTACTACCGTGTGCTCGATATTCAGTCGAACGTGAATACGAACTACAACGCGATCGCGTTCCAGCTGAACAAGCGTTATCGCAATGGTTTCTCGTTCCTCTCGAACTACACCTGGGCACATTCGCTTGATGCGAACCCCTACATCGGCACGGGTATTCCGAGCTTCAACATCCTCGACCCGAACGATCTGTCGAAGGAGTATGGCAACAGCTCGCTCGATGTTCGTCAGCGTTTTGTAACGGCGTTTAGCTATCAGCCGGTAACGCACTTCCACGGCTGGAAGGACTATGCTATGGGCGGCTGGCGTCTGGCTCCCGTGGTGCAGGCACAGACGGGCCTCCCGTACACGCCCTACATCTCGGGCTATCCGGGTGAGAGCGCGTCAGGTGTGCGTAGTGCGAATGGTGCTGGTGGTACCTCGGGTCGTATCGATGCGATCCACCGCAATCAGTACCACCGTCCGAACACCTACAAGGCCGATGTTCGCTTGAGCAAGAACTTCTACCTCAACAACATCAATCACCTTGGAC
- the rplO gene encoding 50S ribosomal protein L15, with protein MAKNLSNLRAPKGANANKKRVGRGMGSGMGKTSTRGHKGQGSRSGSSLMRGFEGGQMPLHRRLPKRGFTNIFRTEYLVLGLDKIAEFGIAEITLEVLQEKGIVKGRNKLVKVLANGELTSAVTVHAHKFSAAAAKAIEAAGGKAIVIGAEAPAA; from the coding sequence ATGGCAAAGAATCTTTCGAACCTCCGTGCACCGAAGGGTGCCAATGCAAACAAGAAGCGCGTCGGCCGTGGTATGGGCTCGGGTATGGGTAAGACCTCGACCCGTGGTCACAAGGGCCAGGGATCGCGTTCGGGCTCGTCGCTGATGCGCGGCTTTGAAGGCGGCCAGATGCCCCTTCACCGTCGTCTGCCGAAGCGTGGCTTCACGAACATCTTCCGCACCGAGTACCTCGTGCTCGGTCTCGACAAGATTGCCGAGTTCGGCATCGCGGAGATCACCCTTGAGGTGCTGCAGGAGAAGGGCATCGTGAAGGGCCGCAACAAGCTGGTGAAGGTGCTCGCCAACGGCGAGCTGACCTCGGCTGTCACGGTTCACGCACACAAGTTCTCGGCTGCGGCTGCGAAGGCGATCGAAGCCGCTGGCGGCAAGGCGATCGTGATTGGCGCAGAAGCACCGGCTGCCTAA